gggggGGTAGGAACGGTATTgttgatggggggggggggagggatggtgTGGGGTTAGTTGTTAGTAGTTAGGTGCAGATTTTAATTAGTGCTTTAGTTAGTTGTGATTGTAATTAGATTCTACGAAGGTAGTTAGAACGTTATTCGAGAGTATATGTCATTAAGGGAGAATGTACAGAGAGGCTGCAGATTAGCTAGGGCGCTTTGAAAGGCGATGATTAGTTCAGGGTACGGTAATTGGGCAGTTAGGCTGATCCCGGAGAGGGGGCTGCGTGTAACAGCGCCCCCTAACGGCGGGAGGGGGAATGCGCGTCTTTGTGGGGTAATGAGTGGGGGGAGGGTTAATGAGTGgggggtgagctggggggcaggCGGCGGGTTGGGGGCAGTTACGGGGCTGTTGTTGGGGCACttggggggcgggaggggggcaGTTAGCAGGAACTTGGGGGGGCTCGGCTGTGGGGCAGCTTTGGAGGTATTAGGCTGCATTACAGAGGCGGTTGTGGGGCAAATAACGGAGTCGTTGAGTGATGTTAGGAAAACACTTATGGGGCAATTCTCGGGGGCGGTTATCGGATGTGGGGGTGGAGAAAGTGATGAGGCACATCTTATGGATCTTTTACAGTACGattgtggggttgtggggcaggggtggggttttggggtgcagctatggggctctgaCCCCCCCAGAGCCCAGTAGCCTCCCTTGTGGGGCAGATTCAGGGCTTTGGGATGCAGTTATGGGGCAGTGACCCCACCCCAGAGCCTACCAGCCCCCATTACGGGGCTTTCGGGTGCAGTTATGGGGCACTGACCTCCCCCAGAACCCAACAGCCTGCCCTGTGGGGCGGGtatggggttctggggggcagttatggggcaccGAaccccaccccctcctcccaGAGCCTGGCAGCTCGTCTTATGTGGCTTTGGGGTGCAGTTATGGGGCactgtttccccccccccccccccccccagagcctATCAGGCCCCGTGATGGGTTACTGGTGTGCAGTTACGGGGTACTGACTCCATCCAGGGCATAACAACTCTCTTTATGGGGCTTCGGGGTGCAGTTATGGGGCACTGGGCCTCTTTTAAAGCATAATGATTGTCGTTATGATGCTTTGGGTTACAGTTATGGGGCACTGACCCTCCCCCCCCCGAGGTTTTCAGCCCCCTTTACGGGGTAGATGTGGGTCTTTGGGGTGCAGTTACGGGGCGCTGATCCCCCTGTTCTCTCCCccccagagcccagcagccccatggcgGCAGCGGCTCCGGGCGGGGGgtccccgctgcccccccccgcGTTGACGCCGCGTTGGAAGCGGGTGGTGGGGTGGTCTGGGCCCGTCCCCCGCCCCCGGCACGGGCACCGCGCCGTCGCCATCAAGGAGCTCATCGTGGTCTTCGGAGGAGGCAATGAGGGCATCGTGGATGAGCTGCATGTCTACAACACCggtggggggctggggggggtccgggggggggcAATGAgtgaggggagggggggttgggggtatctaaggggggttatggggttcctgaagggggttatgggggtcttgggggggaTTCGGGGGTTCCTTGGGGGTTATGAGGGTCTTGGGGGTGGTTTGGGGGTTCCTGAGGGGGGTTACTGGGGAGTTATGGGGGTTTtggtggggatttggggtgggttATGGGGGACTTGGGGGGTTATTGGGTGGTCATGGGGGTCTTGGGGGTGGTTTGGGGGTTCCTGAGGGGGGTTACTGGGGAGTTATGGGGGTTTtggtggggatttggggtgggttATGGGGGACTTGGGGGGTTATTGGGTGGTCgtgggggtcttgggggggtttgggggttcCTGagggggttattgggggggttatgggggtcttGGGTGGGCAGAGGGGGGTGCGGAGGATCCTAAGGGGGTAATGGGGGTCTTGGGAGGGGTTTGGGGGTTCCTAAGGGGGTTTTTGAGGGGTTATAAGGGTCTTAGGGGAGGGTTGCGGATTCCTGACGGGGTTATTGGGGGGTTATGAgggtctgtggggggggggggggttgggattTATTGGGAGCTTCTGATGGTCTtggtggggatttggggtggctTATGGGGGNNNNNNNNNNNNNNNNNNNNNNNNNNNNNNNNNNNNNNNNNNNNNNNNNNNNNNNNNNNNNNNNNNNNNNNNNNNNNNNNNNNNNNNNNNNNNNNNNNNNNNNNNNNNNNNNNNNNNNNNNNNNNNNNNNNNNNNNNNNNNNNNNNNNNNNNNNNNNNNNNNNNNNNNNNNNNNNNNNNNNNNNNNNNNNNNNNNNNNNNNNNNNNNNNNNNNNNNNNNNNNNNNNNNNNNNNNNNNNNNNNNNNNNNNNNNNNNNNNNNNNNNNNNNNNNNNNNNNNNNNNNNNNNNNNNNNNNNNNNNNNNNNNNNNNNNNNNNNNNNNNNNNNNNNNNNNNNNNNNNNNNNNNNNNNNNNNNNNNNNNNNNNNNNNNNNNNNNNNNNNNNNNNNNNNNNNNNNNNNNNNNNNNNNNNNNNNNNNNNNNNNNNNNNNNNNNNNNNNNNNNNNNNNNNNNNNNNNNNNNNNNNNNNNNNNNNNNNNNNNNNNNNNNNNNNNNNNNNNNNAGTGATTGGGACACCCCTAAAGGcttgggaccccccccccaaaaaagggtTCGGACCCCCATAGGgttggacccccccccccaaaaaagattGGGACCCACAAATAAGTCAATGTTGGGACCCCCCCCTAAAAGATagggacccccccaccccccacaaaGGGTTGGGATCCCTATAGGGTtggccccccccccaaaaagggttgggacccccataggattgtgccccccccaaaaagatTGGACCCCCCCCAGAAAGGGTTGGGACCCCCATAGGGTTgggcccccccccccacaaaagATGGGGACCCCATAAGTGATTGGGACACCCCTAAAGGATTGGGAGCCCCCAAAgagctgccccctccccccccccaaaatagaTTGGGAACCACAAATAAGTCAATGTTGGGACCCCCCCCTAAAAGATAgggccccccccaccccccaaaaaggGTTGGGATCCCTGTAGGGTtggacccccccaaaaaagattgggatccccccccaaaaaagggtTGGCCCCCCTGATCCCAAAAAGGGTTGGCCCCCCTCCAATAACCAACAGCAGACCCCCAAAATTCCTtaagacccccccaaaacctggatgccccccccccccaaaaacccccaaattttgcagccccccctccccaaaatacccaaaCTTTGTGCCCTCCCCCCgcaaaaaacccccaaatttggcactcccccccccccaaatacccAAACTTTGTGCCCCCCCAAAACCCTCCCCCAAATtttgcagcccccccccccccaaatacccAAACATTGtgccctcccccccaaaaaaacctcaaattttgcagtcccccccaccccccaaaagccccaaattttgcagcccccccccccaaatacccAAACTTTGtgcccccccaaaaaaaccccaaattttgCAGCAcccccccaaaatacccaaACTTTGtgccctcccccccaaaaaaacctcAAATTTTGCAGTCCCCCAAAAGCCCCAAATTTGACGCCCCCCCCCAAATTTTGCAGCCCCCCCCCAAATACCCAAACTTTgtgccccccccaaaaaaccccccCAAATTTggcgccccccctccccccaactTGGGGTCCCCATCAATAAAACaaggccccccccccccgctgtgTTGCACACGCGCGTGCAAGAGCACGATGGGGGGGGGGCCACAAACACAGACAGCGATGCGGGCGTGGTTCGGCACGAGGGCTTTGCACACTCGTTTTGCACGcacatttctgttgctgttttgcaCACCTATTGTCACAAGGGTCCTTGCACGACTGCCTTGCACACTCGTGGCCttgcacggggggggggggtgttacTGTGTGATGCCCTGGCGCTGCAGCTCCTTGCACAAGTGTTCTTCCTGCTCATGGAGAGCTCCTTGCACACCGGCTCCGTCGCACGAGGCTGCTTGCACACTCATCTCTTTGCACGAGGGGCTTTGCACGCTCGTCTCCTTGCACTGGGAACCCCCCTCTTTGCACACAGCTCCTTCCTCCGCCTCGCACAAGGCTCCTTGCACGTCCATCTTGCACATGGCTCCTTGCACGCCCATCTCCTTGCACGGGGCTCCCTTTCCTCTCTCATGTCCTTGCACACCCAGTTGTTCACGCAGGGGTTCTTGCACACGCATCTCCTTGCACGACGCtcctctttctccatctctttgcACGCCCATCCCCTTGCACGAGGCACCTTGCACACCCGGTTGCTCACGCGAGGCTCCTCGCACGCCTATCTCCTTGCACATAGCGCCTTGCACACTTATCTCACACGTGGCTGCTTGCACACCCGTCTCGTGCAAGGCTTCTCCTTCCTCATCTTGCACATCTGTGTCTTTGCACAAGGCTCCTTGCAAGCCCACCTTGTCACACAAGGCTCCTTGCATGCCCAGCTGCTCACACGAGGCTCCTTGCATGCCCAGCTGCTCGCACGAGGCTCCTTGCACGCCCAGCTGCTCACATGAGGCTCCTTGCACGCCCAGCTGCTCACATGAGGCTCCTTGCACGCCCACCCCCTTGCACGAGGGCCCCCCCCCGCGCTGCCGGCGCAGCGCAGCAGCGTAGGGGGGTGcgatggggggggttggggggggtaCGTAGCGGTACGGCTGCTCCGGGGACAGCTACGagaagagggggggggggtgaaaccagtgctcccagtaaggACCAGCATGGACCAGTCACCCCAGAAGGGACTCCGGGAAAACCCAGCACTTAAAtcccccccagtccctcccagtgcccccaatCCCCaccccagtccctcccagtgcccccatttcccccccagttcccccaatccctcccagtacccccaGTTCCCCCtccagtccatcccagtgcccccatttccctcccagttccctctcCAGTccctcccggtgcccccagttccccccaacccctcccagtgcccccagttccccccccagtgccccccaatGCGCTCCCAGTGCACCCAGTTTCCCCCCCAGTTCCCTCTGcaatccctcccagtgcccccagtttCCCCTCCAGTGCCCCCAAtccctcccagtacccccaGTTCCCCctccagtccctcccagtgcccccatttcccccccagtTCCCTCTCCAGTCCCTCCTAGTGCCCCCATTTCCCCTCCAGTGCCCCCCAATCCCTCCCAGTACCCGCAGTTCCACTTCCAGTCCCACCCAgtgcccccatttcccccccagtTCCCTCTCCAGTCCCTCTCAgtgcccccatttcccccccagtTCCCCctccagtccctcccagtgccccccaatccctcccagtacccccaGTTCCCCctccagtccctcccagtgcccccatttcccccccagtTCCCCCCCCAGTtccccccagtcccccccagtACCCCCAGTTCCCCctccagtccctcccagtccccccatttcccccccagtTCCCTCTCCAGTCCCTCCCGgtgccccccagtccctcccagtacccccaGTTCCCAttccagtccctcccagtgcccccagttcCCCTTCCAGTGCCCCCcaatccctcccagtgccccaaaTGCCCTCACAGTGCCCCCCAAtccctcccagtacccccagtccctcccagtgctcccagttcccCCTCCAGTGCCCCCCAAttcctcccagtgcccccagctccccctcccagtgccccccaatccctcccagtacccccagtccctcccagtgcccccatttccccccccagtccccccacCTGCAGCGGATACGTGCGGTCGGGGTCGTATGCGCTCAGATCCCCGCATGCCACGAAGGGGACAATGAGACGCGATGGCCCCGACAGCTCCGACAGCGCCAGAACtgatggggaagggggggggggaggtatTGACACACCTCAGTgcccccccccagacccccaaattccccccccccgtccccttTAAACTCACCCCCATCGGGATCCAGCAGCGGGTTGTCCATGGTGGGCACGTAGCCCTGGGGGGGGCTGTAGTTACGACAAACCACGAACGCTTCtgggggtggttttttttgggggggggggggaggagaggaagggggggagaggaaagaagacAGCTTTGAAGTTTTGGCCCCCAAAAGGGGGGTTTTTGGCCCCCAAAATGAGAGGTTTGGGGACCCCTCACCGATGCTGGAGTTGCGGCTGCTGCGGGGTTTGGCGCAGGTGACGTCGGTGAAGAAGAGGCGCAGCTGGGAGTAAAGCAGGGGGGAATCCTTCCCACGGAAAATCTGAGGGGGGGGCAACGAGGGGGGGGTCCATATGAtgccccccccacaccccattgaacccccccccccctccccacaagCAATCCTggtccccaaatccccccagtGTGGCCCAAAATGTGAGGGGAGGGGTTGAAGGATGcttgggttgggggggggaaggttgTGGTGTTAATTGGGGGGTTATGCTAATGATGGGGGGGCTCATTGGTTTGGGGGGGGTCTCATTAATTAGACAGGGGTGCCGTTATTTGGGGGTTACCATTAGTTTAAGTGGGGGGGGTCTCATTAATTAGTGGGGGTGGCGCACtcaatttgggggggggggggtcccattcATTTAGGGACACTCAATTaattggggggggtcccactcATTTAGGGACACTCAATTaattgggggggtgggggctaTGAATCTGGGGTTTCCCATTCATTTAGGGGTGCATAATTAATTGGGGGGGAGTCCCCCAAAACCTCACCTTGGCCACAAAGGTGCCCCCCTTCTTCAGGACGTGGGTGGTGATGTTGAGAGCCTGCAAAAATTAATTAACCATTCCCCCCCCCAGCTTAAATTAGGGATaatgaggggtggggggggttgcttcctccccctcccccctgtaggttttggggttttatttggggggggggggggtcttcaCTCAccgccagcagcagctgagcctgGATGTACTCATCCAGATCGTGCAGCCCCGTCactgaggggggggggacacacaaAATTTGGGGTTCGGGGGGGTTAATGGGAACCCCCAAACTCTATTTTGACACAcacccccgccccccccaaaTAAAACTCACCATCGGGGGCCCCATCACACACCACCAGGTCGGCCGGGCGCCCCGAAAAGTGGCGTTGGATCTCTTGGGCTGTGGAcaccttggggggggggggagggggcagaaatggggtgttggggggttatggggggcaataatggggttctggggggggaTAAATAGGGCCCGGGGGGAAATAATGGGGTTCTAGGGGGGATaaatgggtctggggggggggggggggtaataTGGGCTCTGGGGTGGAATAATGGGGTTCTAGGGGAGGATaaatggggtatggggggaataatggggttctgggggggataaatggggtatggggggaataatggggttctgggggggataaatgggtctgggggggttggaaatggggtgttgggggggataaatgggtctgggggggaataatggggtgttgggggggataaatggggtatggggggaataatggggttctgggggggataaatgggtctgggggggaGTTGGAaatggggtgttgggggggataaatggggtatggggggaataatggggttctgggggggataaatgggtctgggggggaGTTGGAaatggggtgttgggggggaTAAATGGGGCCTGGGGGGAATaatggggttctgggggggatAAATGGGtctggaggaggaaaaatggGGTCAGGGAGGAAATAATGGGGTGTCGGGGGGGATAAATGGGGCCTGGGGGGAAATAATGGGGTGTTGGGGGGAATAAATGGGGCTTGGGGGGAAATaatggggttctgggggggatAAATGGgtctggagaaggaaaaatggggtcaggggggaataatggggtgttgggggggaTAAATGGGGCCTGGGGGGAAATAATGGGGTGTTGTGGGGGATAAATGGGGCCTGGGGGGGGAATaatggggtgttgggggggaTAAATGGGGCCTGGGGGGGAATAATGGGGTTCAGGGGGGGTCCCCACCTTGGTGATGTCGCCCTGGATCTGCACCACCCCCGGCAGCGGCGCCATGGCCTGCAGGTCCACCGCCACCACCTGCACCGGGTCCTCGGGGGTCCCCCTGACAAAGGGGGGGGTCATCAGACAGGACCCCCCCAAAaagccctccccccccccaaacaccaACCCCCCTCATGAGTTCTCCCCCCAGATCCTGTTTttcccatcccccccaccccaatacCCCTCCatgcccccattccccccccagTCCCCATTTATCCACCTACCCCCagatccccatatcccccccccccccagaccgCATTTATTCCTCCCGTGGATCCCCATttgtgcccccccagccccaattCCCCCATCAGACCCCATTTGTGCCCCCCAGACCCACATTTGTGCCCCCCCAGTCCCCATTTCCCCCACCGCAGACCACATTTATTCCTCCCCTGGATCCCCATTTGTGCCCCCCCAGACCCGAATTTGTGCCCCCCAGACCCACATTTGTGCCCCCCCagtccccatttcccccatcaGAAGCCATCCgtgcccccccagaccccatttgTGCCCCCCAGACCCGAATTTGTGCCCCCCAGACCCTATTTATCCTCCCCagtccccatttcccccatcaGAAGCCATCCgtgcccccccagaccccatttgTGCCCCCCAGACCCGAATTTGTGCCCCCCAGACCCTATTTATCCTCCCCagtccccatttcccccatcaGAAGCCATCCgtgcccccccagaccccatttgTGCCCCCCAGACCCGAATTTGTGCCCCCCAGACCCTATTTATCCTCCCCagtccccatttcccccatcaGAAGCCATCCgtgcccccccagaccccatttgtgccccccagaccccatttgTGCCCCCTCAGACCCCATCTGtgccccccagacccccatcTGTTCCAGCCCAGTCCCAATTGCCCCATCAGACCCCATTTGTGTCCCCCCAGACCCAAATTTGtgccccccagaccccatttatTCTCCCCAGTCTCCATTTCCCCCATCAGAACCCATCCgtgcccccccagaccccatttatTTCTCCagtccccatttccccccccagaccccatttatTTCCCCagtccccatttccccccccacagaccccatctGTGCCTCCCAGACCCCATTTATCCCCCCagtccccatttccccccccccagaccccatctgtgccccccagaccccatttatGCCCCCAGTCCCAATTTCCCCCCCCTCAGACCCCATATGtgccccccagaccccatttatccccccagacccccatctccccccctcCAGACCCCATCTGTACCCCCAGTCCAAATTTCCCCCCCCTCAGACCCCATATGtgccccccagaccccatttatccccccagacccccatctccccccctcCAGACCCCATCTGTACCCCCAGTCCAAATTTCCCCCCCCTCAGACCCCATATGTGCCCCTGCAGACCCCATTTATCCCCCagacccccacctcccccccagaccccatctgtgccccccagaccccatttatCCCCCCAgtccccatttcctcccccccccagaccccatctGTGCCCCCCAGATCCCATTTATCCCCCCAGTcccaatttcccccccccctcagacCCCATCTGTGCCCCCGCAGACCCCATTGatccccccagacccccatctcccccccccagaccccatctgtgcccccccagtgcccccccacctgagctccctgctcAGCACTTGGCTCCAGCTGCCGGGGGCAGCGCAGAGATCCACTGCACGGCGCacacctggggggggggcattgggggacaCATTGGGTGACACTTTGGGGACACAAAGGGAACATTTGGGGACATACTGGGGACAATGAGGACATGTGGGGGGTAATGGAGACATTCGAAGACACAATAGGGATATACGGTGGACGTATGGGGGCAAATTGGGGGCATGATGGTGACGTAGGGTGACATTTCGAGACATTTAAGGACACACTGGGGACTTAACTGGGGTCATTTGGGGACACACGTCGGGTGACACTTTGGGGCCAtctggggacacattgggacacTTGGGAACAcatggggccatttggggccacATTGGATGACACTTTGGGACCATTTGGGGCCACCTGGGGACATCCAGGGCCATTTAAGGACATGTGGGGCCATTGGGGGACACATTGGGTGACACTTTGGGGACACATTGGGTGACACTgtggggccatttggggccacTTAGGGACATCTGGGGCCATTTAAGGACATGTGGGGCCATTTGGGGACACACTGGGTGACACTTTGGGGCCATTTGGAGCCACCTGGGG
This portion of the Gallus gallus isolate bGalGal1 unplaced genomic scaffold, bGalGal1.mat.broiler.GRCg7b scaffold_66, whole genome shotgun sequence genome encodes:
- the FTSJ1 gene encoding putative tRNA (cytidine(32)/guanosine(34)-2'-O)-methyltransferase, which codes for MGRSSKDKRDIYYRLAKEGGWRARSAFKLLQLQQRFDLFCGVRRAVDLCAAPGSWSQVLSRELRGTPEDPVQVVAVDLQAMAPLPGVVQIQGDITKVSTAQEIQRHFSGRPADLVVCDGAPDVTGLHDLDEYIQAQLLLAALNITTHVLKKGGTFVAKIFRGKDSPLLYSQLRLFFTDVTCAKPRSSRNSSIEAFVVCRNYSPPQGYVPTMDNPLLDPDGVLALSELSGPSRLIVPFVACGDLSAYDPDRTYPLQLSPEQPYRYVPPPTPPIAPPYAAALRRQRGGGPSCKGVGVQGASCEQLGVQGASCEQLGVQGASCEQLGMQGASCEQLGMQGALCDKVGLQGALCKDTDVQDEEGEALHETGVQAATCEISVQGAMCKEIGVRGASREQPGVQGASCKGMGVQRDGERGASCKEMRVQEPLREQLGVQGHERGKGAPCKEMGVQGAMCKMDVQGALCEAEEGAVCKEGGSQCKETSVQSPSCKEMSVQAASCDGAGVQGALHEQEEHLCKELQRQGITQ